From the Pseudomonas putida genome, one window contains:
- a CDS encoding SDR family oxidoreductase, giving the protein MSVEKVAIITAGGSGMGAAAARRLAADGFKVAILSSSGKGEALAAELGGIGVTGSNQSVEDLQRLVDAVVEQWGRIDVLVNSAGHGPRAPILEISDEDWHKGMDTYLLNVIRPTRLVTPYMQKQKGGVIINISTAWAFEPVDLFPTSAVFRSGLAAFTKIFADQFAGDNVRINNVLPGWIDSLPATEQRRDSVPLKRYGTSEEIAATIAFLASDGAAYITGQNIKVDGGVTRSV; this is encoded by the coding sequence ATGTCTGTAGAAAAAGTGGCAATCATCACCGCCGGTGGCAGCGGCATGGGGGCTGCAGCGGCACGTCGGCTGGCCGCTGACGGTTTCAAGGTCGCCATCCTGTCCTCTTCAGGCAAGGGCGAGGCGCTGGCCGCCGAACTGGGCGGCATCGGCGTCACCGGCAGCAACCAGTCGGTCGAGGACCTGCAGCGCCTGGTGGATGCTGTGGTGGAGCAATGGGGCCGCATCGACGTGCTGGTCAACAGCGCCGGCCACGGCCCTCGCGCGCCAATCCTGGAGATCAGCGACGAAGACTGGCACAAGGGCATGGATACCTACCTGCTCAATGTCATCCGCCCGACACGGCTGGTGACGCCTTACATGCAAAAGCAGAAGGGCGGGGTGATCATCAACATCTCTACCGCCTGGGCGTTCGAGCCTGTTGACTTGTTCCCCACATCGGCCGTGTTCCGTTCGGGTCTGGCGGCCTTTACCAAGATCTTCGCCGACCAGTTCGCTGGCGATAACGTGCGTATCAATAATGTGCTCCCCGGCTGGATCGACAGCCTGCCGGCCACCGAGCAGCGCCGCGACAGCGTGCCACTCAAGCGCTACGGCACCAGCGAGGAGATCGCCGCCACCATTGCCTTCCTGGCCAGCGATGGTGCTGCCTACATTACTGGGCAGAACATCAAGGTCGATGGTGGCGTGACGCGTAGCGTCTGA
- a CDS encoding DUF3144 domain-containing protein: MTQATDQAFYDRADAHIDLANQQLDSLADIGKVSASMTFAASRFSAWLSARNFKSGAEMAAAREEILKYFSEQYRMMLEDNVDEYIEQFDRYVLGKES; the protein is encoded by the coding sequence ATGACCCAAGCCACCGACCAGGCATTCTACGACCGCGCCGATGCGCATATCGACCTGGCCAACCAGCAGCTCGACTCCCTCGCCGACATCGGCAAGGTCAGCGCCTCAATGACCTTCGCCGCCAGCCGCTTCAGTGCCTGGCTCAGCGCCCGCAACTTCAAGTCCGGCGCCGAAATGGCCGCCGCGCGGGAGGAAATCCTGAAGTACTTCAGCGAACAGTACCGGATGATGCTGGAAGACAACGTCGACGAGTACATCGAGCAGTTCGACCGTTACGTGCTGGGCAAGGAAAGTTGA
- the hflK gene encoding protease modulator HflK has protein sequence MASREPLSAMLPAGPWLQSGRIGFLALYVVVVLAAVGWLFGNVRQIGPENRAVVLRLGAEERIQNAGLLLAWPEPFEQVVMLPSAARVTERRVELLLRSALAQKSDKDGTLASDATAGSGYLLTGDAGAVQLDVRVFYTVSDPYAYARQGQHVQPALDRLVERNAVQICASRDMDAILVARPELVGGDARLADQRERLRGDLQQGINGSLARLQLAGASLGIEVVRVDIQSSLPWSAVSAFNAVLTASQQAEQAVAKARNDAARQLQQATQAADRTVQVAQAEASERLSRAQAATATIVGLTQQQDPQLLLRLYRERVPAILARAGSVTTVNKDDAGHMILQGPAQ, from the coding sequence ATGGCCAGCCGTGAGCCGTTGTCGGCCATGCTGCCCGCCGGCCCCTGGCTACAATCGGGGCGCATCGGCTTCCTGGCGTTGTACGTGGTGGTGGTGCTGGCGGCGGTGGGCTGGCTGTTTGGCAATGTGCGCCAGATAGGCCCGGAAAACCGTGCGGTGGTCTTGCGCCTGGGGGCCGAGGAGCGCATCCAGAATGCCGGCCTGTTGCTGGCCTGGCCTGAGCCCTTCGAGCAAGTGGTGATGTTGCCCTCGGCGGCGCGGGTCACCGAACGCCGGGTGGAGTTGCTGCTGCGCTCGGCGCTTGCGCAGAAATCCGACAAGGACGGCACCCTGGCCAGCGATGCCACTGCAGGTTCCGGCTATCTGCTGACCGGCGACGCCGGGGCCGTGCAGCTGGACGTGCGGGTGTTCTACACGGTGAGCGACCCCTACGCCTATGCGCGCCAGGGGCAACATGTGCAACCCGCGCTGGACCGCCTGGTGGAACGTAACGCCGTACAGATCTGCGCCTCGCGCGACATGGATGCCATCCTGGTCGCGCGCCCGGAGCTGGTCGGCGGCGATGCCCGTCTGGCCGATCAACGCGAGCGGCTGCGCGGTGACCTGCAGCAAGGCATCAATGGCAGCCTGGCTCGGCTGCAGTTGGCCGGCGCCAGCCTGGGCATCGAGGTGGTGCGGGTCGACATCCAGTCTTCGCTGCCATGGTCGGCGGTCAGCGCGTTCAACGCGGTGCTCACTGCCAGCCAGCAGGCCGAGCAGGCGGTCGCCAAGGCCCGTAATGATGCTGCGCGCCAATTGCAGCAGGCCACCCAGGCCGCCGACCGCACCGTGCAAGTGGCCCAGGCCGAAGCCAGCGAGCGCTTGTCCCGCGCCCAGGCCGCCACCGCGACGATCGTCGGCCTGACCCAGCAGCAGGATCCGCAGTTGCTGCTGCGCCTCTACCGTGAGCGGGTGCCGGCTATCCTGGCGCGTGCCGGGTCGGTCACCACCGTCAACAAAGATGACGCCGGGCACATGATCCTGCAGGGCCCTGCGCAATGA
- the hflC gene encoding protease modulator HflC: MSSHTAHGHDHDHDHDHNHDHDHADNHGRARPAWLRVGVALLLVLIMAATACLVQVRVGEATVITRFGNPSRVLIEPGLNWRWPVPFEAAVPVDLRLRTTSSGLQDVGTRDGLRIIVQAYVAWQVAADPQSIQLFMRAVQNQPDEAARQIRTLVGSALETTASGFELADLVNVDASRVRIDGFEQRLREQIEQQLINSYGVRVVQVGIERLTLPKVTLEATVDRMRAERETIATERTAEGKRKAAEIQSAAERDARILQADASVKAAQIQAQSQVQAADIYGKAYAGAPQLYTLLRSLDTLGSVINPGTKLVLRTDAAPFRALVEGPVLPAGADHGQP; the protein is encoded by the coding sequence GTGAGTTCCCATACCGCACATGGTCATGACCACGACCACGACCACGACCACAATCATGATCACGATCATGCCGATAATCACGGCCGTGCCCGACCCGCCTGGCTGCGTGTCGGGGTAGCGCTGCTGCTGGTCCTGATCATGGCCGCGACGGCCTGCCTCGTGCAGGTTCGTGTCGGCGAAGCAACCGTCATCACACGTTTCGGCAACCCGTCGCGGGTGCTGATCGAACCTGGGCTCAACTGGCGCTGGCCCGTGCCGTTCGAGGCCGCGGTACCGGTCGACCTGCGCTTGCGCACCACCTCAAGCGGGCTGCAGGATGTCGGCACGCGGGATGGCCTGCGCATCATCGTGCAGGCCTATGTCGCCTGGCAGGTGGCGGCCGATCCGCAGAGCATCCAGTTGTTCATGCGCGCGGTGCAGAATCAGCCCGACGAGGCGGCGCGGCAGATTCGCACCCTGGTAGGTTCGGCCCTGGAAACCACGGCCAGCGGTTTCGAACTGGCCGACCTGGTCAACGTCGATGCCAGCCGGGTGCGCATCGACGGCTTCGAGCAACGCTTGCGCGAGCAGATCGAGCAGCAACTGATCAACAGTTATGGGGTGCGGGTGGTGCAAGTGGGTATCGAGCGTCTGACCTTGCCCAAGGTCACCCTCGAAGCCACCGTTGACCGCATGCGCGCCGAACGCGAGACCATCGCCACCGAGCGCACGGCCGAAGGCAAGCGCAAGGCGGCCGAGATCCAGTCGGCCGCCGAGCGTGATGCCCGTATCCTGCAGGCCGATGCCAGCGTGAAGGCCGCGCAGATCCAGGCGCAATCCCAGGTGCAGGCGGCGGACATCTACGGCAAGGCCTATGCCGGTGCGCCGCAGCTGTACACCTTGCTGCGCTCGCTCGACACCCTTGGCTCGGTCATCAACCCCGGCACCAAGCTGGTGTTGCGCACCGACGCGGCGCCGTTCCGCGCCCTGGTAGAGGGGCCTGTGCTGCCAGCGGGGGCTGACCATGGCCAGCCGTGA
- a CDS encoding heavy metal translocating P-type ATPase has translation MSTHHCHGHGHHHHAHTHLTSGLLSQAEQRTAARQLTLAMLALGLLALGLAWRWLAPTQEGVSQLLLGAASLLVAVPVLRSAWFSLLHPSLHGITDQLIALAMLGAWATGDLATAALLPIIMIFGHMLEERSVLGSQEAIAALGQLTRSHARLIDADGQVREVDNASLKPGDQVEVRAGDRVPADGRVLQGQASLDTAPITGEALPLEVASGMDIHGGSINLDGLLRVEVTRVGDDSTLGKVIALMQRAEQAKPPITRLLERHAGRYLVLVLLIAAVTWFITRDAQAMLAVLVAACPCALVLSAPATAVAGIAVAARHGILIRGSAFLEELADLSSLVIDKTGTLTYGDLRLRSVVGTAAGLPEADIVNLAAGLGAASSHPVSRALAALVPHEQHLALLDVHERQGFGVVAHTAEGEAALGRPELFRQLGLQVPPVPEHDGPIAGLALNGQFLAWLLLADHVRAESAEAMQQLRELGLQRQLLLTGDRSRVAEAIAEQVGMTQVVAEALPEDKMHHVNQELQLGFRPLVVGDGINDSLALKAGVVGVAMGANGADIALAAADIVLINGDLRRLATCIRLSRECRRTLQVNVLIGLGWTLAIVVAAAFGLLGAAGAMVAALLHNLSTLLVLTNAGRLLRYDERLGQSNAVPALQP, from the coding sequence ATGAGTACTCATCACTGTCATGGTCACGGGCACCATCACCATGCCCACACCCACCTCACGTCCGGCTTGCTATCGCAGGCCGAGCAACGCACTGCCGCACGCCAGCTGACCCTGGCGATGCTGGCCCTGGGGTTGCTGGCGCTGGGGCTGGCCTGGCGCTGGCTGGCGCCGACCCAAGAGGGCGTCAGCCAACTGCTGCTGGGCGCTGCCTCGCTGCTGGTGGCGGTGCCGGTACTGCGCTCGGCCTGGTTCAGCCTGCTGCACCCCAGCCTGCACGGCATTACCGATCAGCTGATCGCCCTGGCCATGCTGGGCGCCTGGGCAACCGGCGACCTGGCCACTGCGGCACTGCTGCCGATCATCATGATCTTCGGGCACATGCTCGAAGAGCGCAGCGTGCTGGGCTCGCAAGAGGCCATTGCCGCGCTGGGGCAGTTGACCCGCAGCCATGCGCGGCTGATCGATGCCGATGGCCAGGTGCGCGAGGTCGACAATGCCAGCCTCAAACCAGGTGACCAGGTCGAGGTACGTGCCGGTGACCGCGTGCCGGCCGACGGCCGTGTCCTGCAGGGGCAGGCCAGCCTCGATACCGCGCCGATCACCGGCGAGGCGCTGCCGCTGGAAGTGGCCAGTGGCATGGATATCCATGGAGGTTCGATCAACCTGGACGGTTTGCTGCGGGTAGAGGTCACGCGCGTCGGCGATGACTCTACCTTGGGCAAGGTCATCGCCCTGATGCAGCGCGCCGAGCAAGCCAAGCCGCCCATTACCCGGCTGCTCGAACGCCACGCCGGGCGCTACCTGGTACTGGTGTTGCTGATTGCCGCCGTGACCTGGTTCATCACCCGCGATGCCCAGGCCATGCTGGCCGTGCTGGTGGCTGCCTGCCCGTGCGCCCTGGTGCTGTCGGCGCCGGCGACTGCAGTGGCGGGGATTGCCGTCGCTGCCCGGCATGGCATCCTGATTCGCGGTTCGGCCTTCCTCGAGGAACTGGCCGACCTGTCTTCGCTGGTGATCGACAAGACGGGCACGTTGACCTATGGCGACCTGCGTCTGCGTAGCGTGGTCGGCACTGCGGCGGGCTTGCCCGAGGCCGATATCGTCAACCTTGCGGCCGGCCTCGGCGCTGCCAGCAGCCATCCGGTCAGCCGGGCCCTGGCGGCGCTGGTGCCCCATGAGCAGCATCTGGCCCTGCTGGACGTCCACGAACGCCAGGGCTTTGGTGTGGTGGCGCACACCGCCGAGGGTGAAGCGGCCCTGGGGCGCCCGGAGCTGTTCCGCCAACTGGGCCTGCAGGTGCCGCCCGTGCCCGAGCATGACGGCCCGATTGCCGGCCTGGCGCTGAACGGGCAGTTCCTCGCCTGGCTGCTGCTGGCCGACCATGTGCGGGCAGAGTCTGCCGAGGCGATGCAGCAGCTGCGCGAGCTTGGCCTGCAGCGCCAGTTGCTGCTGACCGGTGACCGCAGCCGTGTCGCCGAAGCCATTGCCGAGCAGGTCGGCATGACGCAGGTGGTGGCTGAAGCCCTGCCTGAAGACAAGATGCACCACGTCAACCAGGAGTTGCAGCTGGGCTTTCGCCCGTTGGTGGTGGGGGATGGCATCAATGATTCGCTGGCGCTGAAGGCCGGTGTGGTCGGGGTGGCCATGGGCGCCAACGGTGCCGACATTGCCCTGGCCGCAGCAGATATCGTGCTGATCAACGGCGACCTGCGGCGCCTGGCCACCTGTATCCGCCTCAGCCGCGAGTGCCGACGCACACTCCAGGTGAATGTGCTGATCGGCCTCGGTTGGACCTTGGCGATCGTGGTTGCCGCCGCATTCGGCCTGCTGGGCGCGGCGGGGGCCATGGTCGCCGCGCTGCTGCACAATCTCAGCACGCTGCTGGTGCTGACCAACGCCGGGCGCCTGTTGCGCTATGACGAACGGCTCGGGCAGAGCAATGCGGTACCGGCGCTGCAGCCCTAG
- a CDS encoding LysR substrate-binding domain-containing protein has translation MPAGFPGLPSLNALRVFEVVARQLNFRLAAEELGVTQAAVAQQVRGLEASLQVRLFERLPRGVGLTDAGRGYAASIRIALGMIDEATQLLRPAPSQLTVSVTPTFASKWLIPRLGHFAEAHPDIDLRLLATDRLSHFHTDGVDIAVRYGQPPFGGGLNVELLMEQRIVAVASPALLSEMGKPESFAALQRYVALHDGHNFWPQYTAAFFPEHSKPTAKSVRFNQTSLAIDAAIGGQGITLASYAFVKVDIAAGRLEQVFPQQLRLDKAFYLVWPRKAQEAAALGLVREWLNSQVGDS, from the coding sequence ATGCCTGCTGGTTTCCCCGGGTTGCCGTCACTCAATGCGCTGCGTGTGTTCGAAGTGGTGGCGCGTCAGTTGAATTTTCGCCTCGCCGCCGAGGAGCTGGGCGTGACCCAGGCGGCGGTCGCCCAGCAGGTGCGCGGGTTGGAGGCCAGCCTGCAGGTGCGCCTGTTCGAGCGCCTGCCACGGGGTGTTGGCCTGACCGATGCCGGGCGTGGCTATGCGGCGAGTATCCGCATCGCCCTGGGGATGATCGATGAAGCCACCCAGCTGCTGCGCCCGGCACCGTCCCAGCTCACGGTCAGCGTGACGCCTACTTTTGCCTCGAAGTGGCTGATTCCAAGGCTCGGCCATTTCGCTGAGGCCCACCCTGACATCGACCTGCGCCTGCTGGCCACCGACCGGCTCTCGCATTTCCATACCGATGGCGTCGACATCGCCGTGCGCTACGGTCAGCCGCCGTTCGGGGGCGGGCTGAACGTCGAGCTGCTGATGGAGCAACGGATCGTCGCGGTGGCGAGCCCGGCGTTGTTGTCTGAAATGGGCAAGCCAGAGAGCTTTGCGGCCTTGCAACGCTATGTCGCCTTGCACGACGGGCACAATTTCTGGCCGCAATACACGGCTGCCTTCTTCCCTGAACATTCGAAGCCGACGGCGAAGAGTGTGCGTTTCAACCAGACATCGCTGGCCATCGACGCCGCCATTGGCGGGCAGGGCATTACCCTTGCCAGCTACGCCTTCGTCAAGGTCGACATCGCTGCCGGCAGGCTCGAGCAGGTCTTTCCCCAGCAGCTGAGGCTGGACAAGGCGTTCTACCTGGTATGGCCACGCAAGGCGCAGGAGGCAGCAGCGCTAGGCCTTGTCAGGGAGTGGCTCAATAGCCAGGTAGGCGATAGTTAA
- a CDS encoding LysR family transcriptional regulator, producing MFSSERLKGLDVFVAVADLGSFTAAAERLNLTGSAVSKSVARLEERLGVRLFNRTTRTLALSEAGITFYRTCTSVLADLEQVEHALSAEGDEPHGKVRIDLPASYGRLHVLPLILDFIHQHPLLQPHISFTDRFIDPQHEGIDIVVRIGGPDAWPTSLGHQYFGAQRLIFCASPTYLAQHGVPQSERDLDQHHCVGYGHGDGQVSPWFFKGRQPGEMERRTPQARIAVGDGEGEVAAVLAGHGIGQLPTWLTQQHIDQGTLVEVLPELATDGLPMNLVWLKSRENQPKVRALLDYLLPRLAPHGSRPGDS from the coding sequence ATGTTTTCATCTGAACGGCTGAAGGGTCTCGACGTGTTCGTCGCCGTCGCGGACCTGGGCAGTTTCACTGCCGCAGCCGAACGGCTGAACCTCACAGGATCTGCAGTGAGCAAGAGTGTGGCGCGCCTCGAGGAACGCCTTGGAGTAAGGCTGTTCAACCGCACCACCCGCACCTTGGCGCTGAGCGAGGCGGGTATCACCTTCTACCGCACCTGTACCTCGGTACTGGCCGACCTGGAGCAGGTTGAGCATGCCCTCAGCGCCGAGGGCGACGAGCCCCACGGCAAGGTGCGAATAGACCTGCCGGCCTCGTACGGCCGGTTGCATGTGCTGCCGCTGATCCTGGATTTCATCCACCAGCATCCGCTGCTGCAACCGCACATCTCGTTTACCGACCGCTTTATCGACCCGCAGCACGAAGGCATCGACATCGTCGTGCGCATCGGCGGCCCTGATGCCTGGCCAACCAGCCTGGGCCACCAGTATTTCGGCGCCCAGCGCCTGATCTTCTGTGCCTCACCCACCTACCTTGCCCAGCACGGCGTCCCGCAAAGCGAGCGTGATCTCGATCAGCATCACTGTGTCGGTTATGGGCACGGCGATGGTCAAGTCAGCCCATGGTTCTTCAAAGGCCGCCAGCCGGGAGAAATGGAGCGGCGTACGCCGCAGGCGCGCATCGCTGTCGGCGATGGCGAGGGCGAAGTGGCCGCCGTGCTCGCTGGGCATGGCATCGGCCAGTTACCGACTTGGCTGACCCAGCAGCACATCGACCAGGGCACACTGGTCGAGGTGCTGCCTGAGCTGGCAACGGACGGCCTGCCCATGAACCTGGTCTGGCTGAAAAGCCGCGAGAACCAGCCCAAGGTCCGCGCCCTGCTGGACTACCTGCTGCCACGGTTGGCGCCCCATGGCAGCCGGCCCGGCGACAGCTGA
- a CDS encoding MFS transporter, with amino-acid sequence MSAYESAAQVASTSRNAGISIAILAFSAFLIVTTEFLIVGLLPALARDLNISIAAAGQLVTLFAFTVMVFGPPLTAALSHLERKKLFIGILLLFAAANAVAAASSNIWLLGVARVVPALALPVFWGTASETAGQLAGPQRAGQAISRVYLGISAAMLLGIPLGTVAANAIGWRGAFWLLAGLSLIMAVAMWVYMPSVARTAKVDFLKQARIFREPCFLANVLLSVVVFSAMFIAYTYLADILERVAGVAPANVGWWMMGFGAIGLVGNWIGGRAVDHSPIKATIGFLALLALGMGAAVPLAQGGWLFCVALGLWGIANTALYPISQVRVMRSVTHAQALAGTSNVSAANAGIGAGAIIGGMTVSNLGIGYLGYVAAAVAVLALLLALAVRNLAPER; translated from the coding sequence ATGTCTGCTTACGAATCAGCCGCACAGGTTGCTTCCACTTCCAGAAACGCAGGAATCAGCATCGCGATCCTGGCTTTTTCCGCCTTTCTCATCGTCACCACCGAGTTCCTGATCGTCGGGCTGCTTCCCGCGCTGGCTCGAGACCTGAACATTTCGATTGCCGCTGCCGGGCAACTGGTGACGCTGTTTGCCTTCACCGTGATGGTTTTCGGTCCGCCCCTGACGGCGGCGCTGTCGCATCTGGAGCGGAAAAAACTGTTCATCGGGATCTTGCTGCTGTTCGCCGCAGCCAACGCCGTTGCGGCCGCTTCGAGCAACATCTGGTTGCTCGGCGTGGCCCGCGTGGTGCCTGCCTTGGCCTTGCCGGTGTTCTGGGGCACGGCCAGCGAGACCGCCGGGCAACTGGCCGGGCCGCAGCGGGCGGGCCAGGCTATTTCAAGGGTCTACCTGGGGATCTCGGCGGCCATGCTGCTGGGTATTCCGCTAGGTACTGTGGCGGCCAATGCGATCGGCTGGAGAGGGGCTTTCTGGCTGCTTGCCGGGCTGTCGTTGATCATGGCTGTGGCCATGTGGGTCTACATGCCGAGCGTGGCGCGCACGGCCAAGGTGGATTTCCTCAAGCAGGCACGGATTTTCAGGGAGCCATGCTTCCTGGCCAATGTGCTGCTTTCGGTGGTGGTGTTCAGTGCCATGTTCATCGCCTACACCTACCTGGCCGACATCCTCGAGCGTGTCGCGGGGGTGGCACCTGCCAATGTTGGCTGGTGGATGATGGGCTTTGGCGCGATTGGCCTGGTGGGTAACTGGATTGGCGGCAGGGCCGTCGACCATTCGCCGATCAAAGCCACCATCGGCTTTCTCGCGCTGCTTGCTCTGGGCATGGGGGCGGCCGTTCCGCTGGCTCAAGGTGGCTGGCTGTTCTGTGTAGCGCTTGGGCTGTGGGGCATCGCCAATACAGCGCTTTACCCGATCAGCCAGGTGCGGGTCATGCGTTCGGTTACCCACGCACAGGCGCTGGCGGGCACCAGCAATGTTTCGGCAGCCAATGCCGGCATTGGCGCTGGCGCCATCATCGGCGGCATGACCGTGTCTAACCTGGGCATCGGCTACCTCGGCTATGTGGCCGCTGCCGTTGCGGTGCTCGCGCTGCTCCTGGCGTTGGCCGTTCGCAACCTCGCGCCTGAGCGTTAG
- the hflK gene encoding protease modulator HflK — protein MRVDLDTEAVDLDGYPRFQHALIHTRKLRQLMYLSLAVAVLLALLQGLIGIFSPDSYWLVLLAVNGAALLLLAGAAQSAWQVASWRATAMGHMPVPLLFSRAGEETVEPESLSRFDRWCRQVADACRRQWRRLGAETPWLIGLACLALLLVKGAWRFDLPTPSVAGQVTWVAIGLLAVFAFCLVVLERHLMAESEATWPEAAALAATLRLVIAVQVLTIACLACIDGERLWPARLAVLIGLLPGLAALELLTRAVLAMFRPSRLGEEPALVARSLAGDFLQWPPRPLAVLQDELHERLGIDLRQVWAFAFMRRAFLPVAALVALVGWLLTGIVEVPTNNRGVYERFGNPVAVYPPGLHVGLPWPFGKVLTVDNSIIHEMATTTAEGVSEPLAAADGAPPTTANRLWDATHLSENSQVIAGADGGRQGFQIVNMDVRFIYRIGLSDAAALAAAYHTANVEQLLRSIANRVLVHDFAGRSLDGLLGAERAELGRDIGRAVQADLDRMDTGVELLATSVEAIHPPAGAANAYHAVQAAQITAQALVARDRGQAAQKLDEARQSATSLTDKATAGAHETQTKADTAALRFDAEHTAWLHAGQAFILEQYLERLSQGMAQASSLIIDHRLAANQAPTLDLRSFAAPIDPSQSKPASGRIQERNP, from the coding sequence ATGAGAGTCGATCTAGACACTGAGGCCGTCGACCTCGATGGTTACCCCCGTTTTCAGCATGCGCTGATCCATACCCGCAAGTTGAGGCAGCTGATGTACCTGTCGCTGGCGGTTGCTGTGCTGCTGGCGCTACTGCAAGGGCTGATCGGGATATTCAGCCCTGACTCCTACTGGCTGGTCCTGCTCGCCGTCAACGGCGCCGCTCTGCTTCTGTTGGCAGGCGCTGCACAGTCGGCCTGGCAGGTGGCCAGCTGGCGTGCGACTGCCATGGGCCACATGCCCGTCCCGCTGCTGTTCTCTCGCGCTGGCGAAGAAACCGTCGAGCCTGAGTCGCTCAGCCGTTTCGATCGCTGGTGCCGGCAGGTCGCCGATGCCTGCCGACGGCAATGGCGCAGGCTTGGCGCAGAAACGCCATGGCTCATTGGCCTGGCGTGCCTGGCACTGCTGCTGGTCAAGGGGGCCTGGCGCTTCGACCTGCCGACACCGTCGGTGGCAGGGCAGGTGACGTGGGTTGCCATCGGCCTGTTGGCCGTTTTTGCGTTTTGCCTGGTCGTGCTCGAGCGCCACCTGATGGCTGAAAGCGAGGCGACCTGGCCCGAGGCTGCGGCGCTTGCCGCCACCTTGCGGCTGGTCATTGCCGTGCAGGTGCTGACCATTGCCTGCCTGGCCTGTATCGACGGCGAGCGCCTGTGGCCGGCCCGCCTGGCGGTGCTGATCGGCCTGTTGCCTGGCCTGGCAGCGCTCGAATTGCTGACCCGGGCGGTGCTGGCGATGTTCCGCCCCTCGCGCCTAGGTGAAGAGCCGGCACTGGTGGCGCGTAGCCTGGCGGGCGACTTTCTGCAGTGGCCACCCCGGCCATTGGCCGTGCTGCAAGATGAACTGCATGAACGCCTGGGCATCGATCTGCGCCAGGTATGGGCGTTCGCCTTCATGCGGCGGGCGTTCCTGCCGGTGGCGGCGCTGGTGGCGCTGGTCGGTTGGCTGCTGACCGGCATCGTCGAGGTGCCGACCAACAATCGTGGCGTCTACGAGCGCTTTGGCAACCCCGTGGCGGTGTACCCGCCGGGCCTGCATGTCGGCTTGCCCTGGCCCTTTGGCAAAGTGCTGACAGTGGACAACAGCATCATCCATGAAATGGCGACGACCACGGCCGAGGGTGTCAGCGAACCGCTGGCGGCTGCCGACGGTGCTCCGCCGACCACCGCCAACCGGCTGTGGGACGCCACTCACCTGAGCGAGAACTCGCAGGTGATTGCCGGTGCCGATGGCGGGCGTCAGGGGTTCCAGATCGTCAACATGGACGTTCGCTTCATCTACCGCATCGGCCTGAGCGACGCGGCCGCCCTGGCGGCGGCGTATCACACGGCCAACGTCGAGCAACTGCTGCGCAGCATTGCCAATCGGGTGCTGGTCCACGACTTCGCCGGTCGCTCGCTGGATGGTCTGCTGGGCGCCGAGCGTGCCGAGCTCGGCCGTGACATCGGCCGTGCAGTGCAGGCGGACCTCGACCGCATGGATACCGGGGTAGAGCTGCTGGCGACCTCGGTGGAGGCCATCCACCCGCCCGCCGGCGCGGCCAATGCCTACCATGCCGTGCAGGCCGCGCAGATCACCGCCCAAGCGCTGGTCGCCCGTGACCGTGGGCAGGCCGCGCAGAAGCTTGACGAAGCCCGCCAGAGCGCCACGTCGTTGACCGACAAGGCCACGGCCGGCGCCCATGAAACCCAGACCAAGGCCGACACCGCCGCGCTGCGCTTCGATGCCGAGCACACCGCCTGGCTGCACGCCGGCCAGGCGTTCATCCTCGAACAGTACCTGGAGCGTCTGTCCCAAGGGATGGCGCAGGCGAGCAGCCTAATCATCGACCACCGGCTGGCGGCAAACCAGGCGCCGACCCTGGACCTGCGCAGCTTTGCCGCGCCTATCGACCCTTCACAATCGAAACCCGCATCCGGCCGTATCCAGGAGCGTAACCCGTGA